Genomic window (SAR202 cluster bacterium):
CGGATCCCCGGCCCAATTTCTCAACATAAAAGTTAGCCCTTATTAGATTTTCAATCAGGACTTATAGCCGGCTTTCTCTCCGCCACCCTCCTCCCCGACGCCCTCCGCCCCCACGCCATCCTCCGACCCCTCAGACTCGTCCCCGCCAGCGTCACCACAAACAGCCCCGCCGCCACCAGCACAATCGTAGCCCCTGACGATACGTCGATGTAGTAGCTCAGATATATCCCCGCCAGCCCGCAGAACCCGCCCAGCGCCGTGGACAGCGCCATCATCGTCTTGAAACTATTTGTTAATAATCTAGCGACGATGGGTGGAATCACTATCGCCGCCGCTATCAGCGTCACCCCCAAAACCTGCATAGACACCACTATCGTCGCCGCCAGCACCAGCGAGAACCCCGTGTCCACCCACCCCGTCGGCACCCCATAATACCTCGCTACCTCTTCATCGAAGGTCGTGAACAGGAACAGCTTGTAGCCGACGAACACCAGCACCGCCGCCGACGCCGACACCACCGCCAGCGCCAAAATGTCCCCATTGCTCACCCCCAAAATGTTGCCGAACAGCGCCGCGTCAAAGCTCCGCGTAAACGTCTTGTACCGGCTGATAAGCGCGATGCCCACCGCGAAGCTGGCCGTCGTGATAATGCCGATGGCCGCGTCTGCCCCTATCTTCCGCTCCCGTGTGGTTAAACTGATAAGCAGCGCTGATATAAACCCCCACAGGCTCGCGCCGACATAGAAGTTAAAGGACATAACGTAACTGACCACCGCGCCGCCGAAGACGGCGTGCGACAGCCCGTGCCCAATGTATGACATCCGCCGCAGCACAATGTACACGCCGATAAGCCCGCACAGGGCGCTGGCCAGCGTAGCCGCAATAAGCCCTTTAACGAAGAACTCGTACTCAAAAGGCTCAAACACCGCTCAACCTCTGATATCCTTGCTGCGCACTGCAGCAGTGCAATTAAAACCCATGGGGTGAGGGGCATCCCGCAAACCTTCTTCTCCCTTGATGGGAGAAGGTGCAGGATGAGGGTGAAACCCTAGCTCCACGAGACGGACATTAGAGCTACTTCCCATTACCCCCTCTCAGCCTCAGATGAATTAACGCCAACCACCTTGTGCTCGTGCGACCCGTGGGACGGCTTCGCTCCGCCGTTGCGGCCATAGGCGTGGGACCGCTCCCCCACCAGCGTCAGGCCGTTGTAGTGGATTACCGGCATGTCCGCCCCGTAAGTCCGGCTCAAGGTCTCCGTCGTGAACACCTCCGACGGCGGCCCTGACGCCAGCACCCGCCCGTTGATGCACACCACCCACGGCAAATGCGCCGCCACCGAGTTTATCTCGTGCGTCGTCAGCACTATGGTCACGCCGTCGTGGTTAAGGTCGTGCAGCAGGTGCATCACGTCGTCGCGAGTCTTTATGTCCACCCCC
Coding sequences:
- a CDS encoding metal ABC transporter permease, translating into MFEPFEYEFFVKGLIAATLASALCGLIGVYIVLRRMSYIGHGLSHAVFGGAVVSYVMSFNFYVGASLWGFISALLISLTTRERKIGADAAIGIITTASFAVGIALISRYKTFTRSFDAALFGNILGVSNGDILALAVVSASAAVLVFVGYKLFLFTTFDEEVARYYGVPTGWVDTGFSLVLAATIVVSMQVLGVTLIAAAIVIPPIVARLLTNSFKTMMALSTALGGFCGLAGIYLSYYIDVSSGATIVLVAAGLFVVTLAGTSLRGRRMAWGRRASGRRVAERKPAISPD